GCCTGCCGTACAGCGGCCCGCGGGTGCCCACGTGAGAGAGGGCGGAGGTGTCCAGGATCCCCTCCTCCACCGCCCGCCGGAACGGCGTCCCGTGCGTGTACTCGGCTCCGAAGTAGGTGTCCCAGGTGTCGAGGTGGGCGTCGAAGTGCAGCAGGGCGACCGGGCCGTGCTTCTTCGCGACCGACCTGAGCAGCGGGAGGGCGATGGTGTGGTCGCCGCCCAGGGTCATCAGGCGCGCGCCGGTACCGAGGAGGTCGTCCGCGGCCGCCTCGATCGTCTCGACGGCCTCGTTGATGTCGAACGGGTTCACGGCGACGTCGCCGCCGTCCGCCACCTGCGCCAGCGCGAAGGGGGACGCGTCCTGTGCCGGGTTGTAGGGCCTGAGCAGCCGGGACGCCTCGCGGATCGCGTTGCCGCCGAAGCGGGCGCCCGGCCGGTAGGAGACACCCGAGTCGAAGGGCACCCCCACGACGGCGACCTCGGCCCGACCGACCTCGTCGAGGCGCGGCAGCCGGGCGAAGGTCGCGGGGCCGGCGTAGCGCGGGACGCGGGAGGAGTCGACGGGGCCGCGGGGGGTCTCGGAGGTGCTCATGGTCGTGTGCCTTCCTTCTGTCGTGCTGTTCGATACCGACCGGTCTACCGGGATGCCGGAACCGGTTCGGGAACACCGCGCCCGGCGAGACGCTCGCGCCACGCTTCGAGTACGGCGGTGTCGGTCGCCGGGGTCGCCAGGGATACGGCGACGTAGACGACCAGGGATGCCGACAGGCCGTAGTACACGGGCTCGTTGGCGAGGATGCCGTAGCCCGCCATCAGGCCGATGACGGCGAGGCCGCCGACGATCACGGAGGCGAGCGCGCCCTGGGCGGTGCCGCGCTTCCACAGGAGTCCGCCGAGGATGGGGACGAGGAGGCCGCCGACCAGGAGGTTGTAGGCGACGGTCAGCGCCTCGACGACGTTGTTGAGGGCGATCGCCGTGCAGATCACGGCCACGCCCATGACCAGGATGAAGGCGCGGTTGCCCCGAACCTCGTCGCGCTCCCCTTCGGCCGGCCTCCCCCGCAGCCGCGACCAGATGTCGTTGTTCGCCACCGTCGCGCAGGCGATCAGCGCGCCGGAGGACGTCGACATCACGGCGGCGAGCGCGGCGGCCAGCACCAAGCCCCTTACTCCGACCGGGAGTTCGTCCTTCACGATGGTCGCGAAGGCGTCGTCCGCGTTGGCCAGGTTCGGGTAGAGGACCTTGGCGGCCGTACCGATGACCGCACCGGCGAGGGCGTACGCGAGACAGTAGGTGCCGGCGACCGTGCCGCCCCACTTGGCGGTCGTGTCGCTGCGGGCGGTGAAGACGCGCTGCCAGATGTCCTGACCGATGAGCATGCCGAAGGTGTAGATCAGGACGTAGGTGAAGATCGTCTCGCCGCCGATGCCCAGCGGGTCGAAGTACCCGGTGGGCAGCTTGGCCTTCATCTCGCCGAAGCCGCCCGCCTTGACGACGGCGATGGGCAGCAGCAGAAGCAGTACGCCGATGGTCTTCACGACGAACTGCACCATGTCCGTGAGGGTGATGGACCACATGCCGCCGAGGGTCGAGTACGCGACGACGATCGAGCCGCCGAGGACGATCGCGACGGTCCGGTTCATGTCGAAGAGGACGTCGAAGATCGTGGCGTAGGCGATGGTCGAGGTGACCGCGAGCATGAGGGTGTACGCCCACATGACCACGCCGGAGATGATCCCGGCCCGGCCGCCGTACCTGAGATCCAGCATCTCGGAGACGGTGTAGACCTTGAGGCGGGCGATGCGGGCGGAGAAGAAGACGGACAGGGCCAGCAGGCCGAGGCCGATGGTGAAGACCATCCAGGCGCCGGAGAGGCCGTACCGGTAGCCGAGGCCCACGCCGCCGATGGTGGAGGCGCCCCCGAGGACGATCGCGGCCATGGTGCCGGAGTACATGGCGGGCCCGAGACGGCGCCCGGCGACCAGGAACTCGCTCTTGGACCTGGCGCGGCGCATGCCCCACCAGCCCATGGCGAGCATGCCGGCCAGGTAGACGACGATGACGGTGTAGTCGACGGCCATGGGGCCCTCCTTCTGCCGGTCTGCGTCGACAGTAGGTGGCCGGAAAGCGACTGCGAAGTGTACGTTTCATCCCATCGAGCGGTACTGGATGGAGGGAACGTCCACCATGCCGGACCCGGCCGTCCCACCCACCCCACCGGTCCCGCTGGCCGCGCTGCTGGCCCGCGAGGATCTCGGGCTGCGGCAGATC
This portion of the Streptomyces canus genome encodes:
- the speB gene encoding agmatinase — its product is MSTSETPRGPVDSSRVPRYAGPATFARLPRLDEVGRAEVAVVGVPFDSGVSYRPGARFGGNAIREASRLLRPYNPAQDASPFALAQVADGGDVAVNPFDINEAVETIEAAADDLLGTGARLMTLGGDHTIALPLLRSVAKKHGPVALLHFDAHLDTWDTYFGAEYTHGTPFRRAVEEGILDTSALSHVGTRGPLYGRQDLTDDEKMGFGIVTSADVMRRGVDEIADQLRQRVGDRPLYISIDIDCLDPAHAPGTGTPEAGGMTSRELLEILRGLASCNLVSADVVEVAPAYDHAEITSVAASHTAYELTTIMSRQIAEARAQ
- a CDS encoding sodium:solute symporter — encoded protein: MAVDYTVIVVYLAGMLAMGWWGMRRARSKSEFLVAGRRLGPAMYSGTMAAIVLGGASTIGGVGLGYRYGLSGAWMVFTIGLGLLALSVFFSARIARLKVYTVSEMLDLRYGGRAGIISGVVMWAYTLMLAVTSTIAYATIFDVLFDMNRTVAIVLGGSIVVAYSTLGGMWSITLTDMVQFVVKTIGVLLLLLPIAVVKAGGFGEMKAKLPTGYFDPLGIGGETIFTYVLIYTFGMLIGQDIWQRVFTARSDTTAKWGGTVAGTYCLAYALAGAVIGTAAKVLYPNLANADDAFATIVKDELPVGVRGLVLAAALAAVMSTSSGALIACATVANNDIWSRLRGRPAEGERDEVRGNRAFILVMGVAVICTAIALNNVVEALTVAYNLLVGGLLVPILGGLLWKRGTAQGALASVIVGGLAVIGLMAGYGILANEPVYYGLSASLVVYVAVSLATPATDTAVLEAWRERLAGRGVPEPVPASR